From Argopecten irradians isolate NY chromosome 12, Ai_NY, whole genome shotgun sequence, one genomic window encodes:
- the LOC138336133 gene encoding protein fem-1 homolog C-like encodes MASMTSEQSYLNKIVYKVHLLIEKGNLTQLRKILGNKTLEERQKIVNEKVKNNTAIFVACLHGRIDIVRYLLKTCKPDLEATGTHIVEEDENSEHIVPPIWSAAISNKLEIAKALIENGANVHGCSDTKSTAVRAACYSNNIDMVRYLVEHGADVNIPNKNGATCLMNAIECKELCEFIIQSGAQVNAQETGRDKLTALHYAVNYQKLDTIEVLLQHGADVNLKTIDGVSSVLLAALLNLKKITYFFINNDDLPIPTGDKINAIEMLGAKAVDYKAYDDAKELWADGMKMRDTHGIPKELPDFGDKYDDAKEPETLDELTRLPRTSMNMYLQAALVKQRILGPLNQDSLLAAIQYGWKLHDCGRFRKALEIISDCYDGYITREWYLLDNCLISISQVLNLTAMIMKDEKYAAMDEYFTNTSSFLHKLVEHVFKATPVLKDKTIHRDDKRNYQQLLLLLLDCVALVIHITTEDGNIDRIVFELKRILKFDPRGKQGQTLLHLAVHTVESKRLYDSEGLYEIRNDTALVRFLLECGAQINAVDADCNSPLHYHIKAIGRHGVMHERDILNLLLEHGAHVDMTNKKGDTPLFIAKQSDVVLHEVKHTKLQCLAANVINKCNIPFRFEIPVNLIKFVEMHGAHLNIR; translated from the coding sequence ATGGCTTCGATGACTTCAGAACAGagttatttaaacaaaattgtgtATAAAGTACATTTGCTCATCGAAAAAGGCAACTTGACACAGCTCCGAAAAATTTTAGGGAACAAAACTTTGGAAGAAAGACAGAAAATTGTTAACGAAAAGGTTAAGAACAATACCGCCATCTTCGTCGCTTGTTTACATGGACGTATAGACATAGTCCGTTACCTTCTTAAAACCTGTAAGCCAGACTTGGAAGCTACTGGCACGCACATTGTGGAAGAGGATGAAAATTCTGAGCATATCGTGCCACCAATATGGAGTGCTGCAATATCAAATAAGTTAGAAATTGCCAAAGCTCTAATTGAAAATGGAGCAAATGTGCACGGATGTTCAGATACCAAGTCGACAGCGGTACGAGCCGCCTGTTACAGTAACAATATTGACATGGTCAGATACCTGGTTGAACATGGCGCTGATGTCAACATTCCGAACAAAAATGGTGCAACCTGTTTAATGAATGCAATAGAATGTAAAGAACTATGCGAGTTCATCATCCAATCGGGTGCACAAGTAAATGCACAAGAAACTGGTAGAGATAAGCTAACGGCGTTGCATTATGCAGTGAATTACCAGAAACTTGATACAATAGAAGTTTTGCTTCAGCATGGCGCAGACGTGAATCTGAAGACCATTGATGGGGTGTCATCTGTACTGCTTGCCGCTCTACTAAATCTAAAGAAAATAACATACTTTTTCATCAACAATGATGATCTACCTATCCCTACCGGCGATAAGATCAATGCTATAGAAATGCTGGGCGCCAAAGCAGTTGATTATAAAGCATATGATGATGCAAAAGAACTTTGGGCTGACGGGATGAAGATGCGAGATACTCATGGGATACCAAAAGAATTACCAGACTTCGGCGACAAGTATGACGACGCAAAGGAACCAGAGACCCTCGACGAACTGACTAGGCTCCCTCGGACGTCAATGAATATGTATCTACAAGCAGCCTTAGTAAAGCAACGGATTCTAGGGCCTCTGAATCAGGATTCACTTCTTGCTGCTATACAGTATGGATGGAAGCTTCATGATTGTGGAAGATTTCGAAAAGCATTGGAGATCATCTCTGATTGTTACGATGGATATATCACAAGGGAGTGGTACTTACTGGATAACTGTCTGATATCAATATCACAAGTTCTGAATCTGACAGCCATGATAATGAAGGATGAAAAATATGCTGCTATGGATGAATATTTTACCAATACGTCGAGCTTTCTCCATAAACTGGTGGAGCATGTGTTCAAAGCAACGCCAGTGCTTAAGGATAAAACTATCCACCGTGATGACAAGCGGAACTACCAACAATTACTGCTACTACTTCTGGATTGTGTTGCACTTGTGATACACATCACCACAGAGGACGGCAATATCGACCGAATTGTTTTTGAACTTAAGAGGATCCTTAAGTTTGACCCCCGAGGTAAACAAGGACAGACGCTTCTCCATTTAGCTGTACACACAGTCGAGTCAAAGAGACTTTATGATTCTGAAGGATTATATGAGATAAGGAACGATACTGCTTTAGTCAGGTTTCTTCTTGAATGCGGAGCCCAGATCAACGCAGTGGATGCAGACTGCAACTCGCCGTTGCACTATCATATTAAGGCGATCGGGAGGCATGGCGTCATGCATGAAAGGGACATTTTGAACCTTCTGCTAGAACACGGTGCTCACGTGGACATGACTAACAAGAAAGGGGACACACCACTTTTTATTGCCAAACAAAGTGATGTTGTACTACACGAAGTCAAGCATACGAAACTGCAATGCTTGGCAGCCAATGTAATCAACAAATGCAATATACCTTTCCGATTTGAAATACCTGTCAATCTCATCAAGTTTGTAGAGATGCACGGCGCACATTTAAACATTAGATGA